In Podospora pseudopauciseta strain CBS 411.78 chromosome 3, whole genome shotgun sequence, one genomic interval encodes:
- a CDS encoding hypothetical protein (COG:S; EggNog:ENOG503P5Z8), whose amino-acid sequence MARLPFECRESQPKPVLPIASGSGDDDDDDALSLFRHSKQVFPKVIREAEEESRDRSNERKRKSSLSEEEGNERVRRRRTSSPGLSSSPPKQMAGLADSDDDDDDLIMDVKGKGKEVVRPTKIVTPVKPRHAAVSATPVVMIDDSDSDDALDKKPVKADLDSDDDSDIQEFSPFEKQESPDSHDDELQEMIRKQREKLGRVKEDLVVHIYVDSPIPNMKPILVRRKAKQDMAPIIPTWIAKQREIGLDISSEELNLFVTWKNNKIYTPNSVASLNLDIDEDGNIVFGDGEGYRMLRQGPALHMQVWDEDNYKDFQQWKDKERSVRYGLVDLTEADDAEPVPEEPKKKGIKVVLKAKDLEPLKLSVQEDTTVGTMIEAFRQKRAVGDAWQVSIWLEGDELEEDALVKDTDIDPDEPNQFEVHMK is encoded by the exons ATGGCGCGTCTGCCTTTCGAGTGCAGGGAATCGCAACCAAAACCTGTGTTGCCTATTGCCTCCGGGTCCggggacgacgacgatgacgacgctCTCTCTTTATTCCGACACTCGAAGCAGGTTTTCCCCAAAGTTATTCgcgaagcagaagaagaaagccGCGATAGAAGCAACGAAAGGAAGCGCAAAAGCTCGCTGtcggaagaagaggggaatGAAAGAGTTCGGAGGAG GAGAACCTCTTCCCCGGGGCTGTCCTCAAGTCCGCCCAAGCAAATGGCAGGCCTGGCTGATtcggatgacgatgacgacgacctcATCATGGACGTCAAAGGCAAAGGGAAAGAAGTTGTGAGGCCGACCAAGATAGTCACTCCCGTCAAGCCGCGCCACGCAGCGGTGTCAGCAACTCCTGTTGTAATGATTGACGACAGCGATAGTGATGACGCCCTGGACAAGAAGCCGGTCAAAGCTGACCTGGACAGCGACGATGATTCTGATATCCAGGAATTCAGTCCCTTCGAGAAACAAGAGTCGCCCGACAGCCACGACGACGAGCTGCAAGAAATGATACGCAAGCAGCGAGAGAAGCTCGGAAGGGTCAAGGAAGATCTCGTGGTGCATATCTATGTCGATTCTCCCATTCCGAACATGAAGCCGATTCTAGTCCGGCGAAAGGCAAAGCAAGACATGGCACCCATCATACCTACCTGGATCGCAAAACAACGGGAAATAGGCCTGGACATTTCCAGCGAAGAACTCAACCTTTTTGTGACCTGGAAGAACAACAAGATCTACACTCCGAACAGCGTTGCTTCGCTCAATCTCGACATAGACGAGGATGGCAATATCGTCTTTGGTGACGGGGAGGGCTACCGTATGTTGAGACAGGGTCCAGCGCTCCATATGCAAGTTTGGGATGAGGATAATTACAAGGACTTCCAGCAGTGGAAAGACAAAGAAAGATCAGTCAGATACGGTCTAGTTGATTTGACCGAGGCAGATGATGCGGAACCTGTTCCCGAGGagccaaagaagaaggggatcAAAGTGGtcctcaaggccaaggatCTCGAACCGCTCAAACTGTCCGTGCAAGAGGATACCACGGTGGGGACCATGATTGAGGCGTTCCGTCAGAAACGAGCAGTTGGTGACGCGTGGCAGGTTTCGATATGgcttgagggagatgagctggaggaggatgcttTAGTGAAGGATACTGACATTGATCCCGATGAGCCGAACCAGTTTGAGGTTCATATGAAGTAG
- the PNO1 gene encoding pre-rRNA-processing protein pno1 (COG:O; EggNog:ENOG503NTY8; BUSCO:EOG09264SQJ): MPAPTALLQSTAASENTAIPIQTEQEEELILDIQDATGLTDPAAAAPPPNGEESEMVVDEEGRPRFAPGRDVDPVRRVETRKIPIPPNRMSALKSNWTKIYPPLVDHCKLQVRMNIKDKRVELRSNRATVSNEALQMGADFISAFAMGFDIDDAIALLRLDSLYIQSFDIKDVKQTLGPDALGRAIGRIAGKDGKMKFAIENATKTRVVLAGSRVHILGAFENIGMARESIVSLVLGQQPGKAFNSLRIIAGRMKERF; the protein is encoded by the exons ATGCCTGCGCCCACAGCGCTCCTCCAGTCGACTGCGGCCTCCGAAAACACCGCCATTCCCATCCAGAccgagcaggaggaggagctcatTCTCGACATTCAAGATGCCACCGGCCTGACAGACCCAGCTGCTGCCGCGCCCCCACCAAACGGCGAGGAGAGTGAGATGGTggtcgacgaggaggggCGACCGAGGTTTGCGCCAGGGAGAGATGTG GATCCTGTCCGTCGTGTAGAGACAAGAAAGATCCCTATTCCACCAAATCGCATGTCTGCTCTCAAGAGCAATTGGACAAAG ATTTATCCCCCGCTCGTGGACCACTGCAAGCTCCAGGTGCGCATGAACATCAAGGACAAGCGCGTAGAGCTCCGATCCAACAGGGCCACCGTCAGCAACGAGGCTCTCCAGATGGGCGCTGACTTCATCTCGGCGTTCGCCATGGGGTTCGATATTGACGATGCGATTGCCCTGCTCCGCCTCGATTCGCTCTACATTCAGTCATTCGATATCAAGGATGTGAAGCAAACGCTTGGGCCTGACGCGCTCGGACGCGCTATCGGTCGTATTGCAGGCAAGGACGGAAAGATGAAGTTTGCGATTGAGAATGCCACAAAGACACGCGTGGTGCTTGCTGGGTCAAGGGTGCATATTCTCGGTGCGTTTGAGAATATTGGCATGGCTCGCGAAAG CATCGTTTCATTGGTGCTTGGTCAACAACCAGGCAAGGCCTTCAACAGTCTGAGAATTATTGCTGGGAGAATGAAGGAGAGATTTTAG
- the MDM31 gene encoding Mitochondrial distribution and morphology protein 31, mitochondrial precursor (EggNog:ENOG503NUII; COG:S; BUSCO:EOG092615Y4): protein MTSSAATTQLGRHLWGSIRDSVTIFAARLPQRPPKPTRTPFGQLCQPFHPANPSHTSPLIHPAKSFSRAYSSRAARPPPRKSCTSGCLLLLGLSPSPSSTSAVVTTCARNTNQKAQLSYMARQIWKQSRQPRNDRGEVSIIGRRGKSSSTNRDGDRNNVIGQPPPRTEVEKPQNGPPKTPESDLSEAESIADSMSKYLHLPKMPHRPTKEELLAATNGFLQRLRVRFKWFSIRSMRPWNADEWGAFVSWFLFGHLVWILVGTTTFFSLIILFINTVFAQETLAKWIGDYLTQSAGLTVVFESAIVPRWKDGVITFRNVFVSRRPGQHGKSTVKKGSSNAAAEAAAARQTALEEEADDGNYTQFDVTIDTVNVTLSFLKWWNGKGLLRDVEVKGVRGVIDRTSVVWGDEEVDPLTFRHEHNPGDFELDYFKMEDLLVTVHQPGGFRPFSVSIFSCELPQLRKQWLFYDFLSASHMSGAFDGSLFTIHPRQIHGVSAAAAEDRRQDEFGASSAWKKFSRLRIDGLKIDHLNRGVEGPFGWIYEGNVDIVADVMFPVDPAEGIGKVVAEFYDKMEEAVTSNRYLQILDTNGTRRREREQNIINNSRPYSVRHDENLLSGENPSAPLPASSHHHPPPSQEEVPGYLVMDLRIHLNNVRAAVPLFNNPHISYVNQALVRPIVAYINAKRTYIPVNCRIVKRVTDFDGSWTVWDCGLMDDTSAEVYSAFAYNVEDQQSRVRRFKRVGLWTVSLVVHALLAGVAGDYM, encoded by the exons ATGACATCTAGCGCCGCAACGACCCAACTGGGCCGTCATCTTTGGGGCTCGATCCGAGATTCCGTCACCATTTTCGCCGCGAGGCTACCACAACGCCCGCCGAAGCCAACCCGCACGCCGTTTGGCCAACTCTGCCAGCCCTTCCATCCCGCAAACCCGAGTCACACTTCGCCATTGATCCACCCAGCGAagagcttctcgagggcTTATTCTTCAAGAGCAGCCCGACCTCCCCCCAGAAAGAGCTGCACCTCCGGGTGTTTGCTCCTCCTGGGATTATCACCAAgtccatcttcaacaagcGCAGTGGTGACGACATGCGCTCGCAACACAAACCAAAAGGCCCAGCTGAGCTATATGGCACGGCAGATATGGAAACAGAGTCGCCAACCCCGCAATGACCGGGGCGAAGTGAGCATCatcgggaggaggggcaagAGCTCCAGCACCAACCGAGACGGCGATAGGAACAATGTCATtggtcaaccaccaccaaggacTGAGGTCGAGAAACCACAAAATGGCCCTCCAAAAACACCCGAATCTGACCTCAGTGAAGCCGAAAGTATCGCGGACTCCATGTCCAAATACTTGCACCTTCCAAAGATGCCGCATAGACCGACGAAAGAGGAGCTTCTTGCAGCGACGAATGGGTTTCTTCAACGACTAAGAGTGCGGTTCAAATGGTTTTCCATCAGGAGTATGCGGCCATGGAATGCAGATGAATGGGGAGCTTTTGTGTCGTGGTTCTTGTTCGGGCATCTTGTCTGGATCTTGGTTGGGACCACtaccttcttctcccttaTCATTCTGTTTATCAATACCGTCTTTGCTCAGG AAACGCTCGCGAAATGGATTGGCGATTACCTTACTCAGTCTGCAGGACTTACGGTTGTTTTCGAGTCGGCTATTGTCCCGAGATGGAAGGATGGCGTCATCACCTTCCGGAATGTGTTCGTTTCTCGGAGGCCAGGCCAGCACGGCAAGTCGACTGTCAAGAAGGGTTCCTCCAATGCTGCAGCTGAGGCGGCAGCCGCAAGACAAACGGCactggaggaagaggcagaTGATGGCAACTATACGCAATTCGACGTGACCATTGATACCGTCAACGTCACCTTATCGTTTCTAAAATGGTGGAACGGGAAAGGGCTGCTCAGGGATGTAGAGGTCAAGGGTGTTCGAGGTGTAATCGACAGGACCTCGGTTGTCTGGGGCGATGAGGAAGTTGACCCTCTGACTTTCAGACACGAACATAACCCCGGCGACTTTGAGCTTGATTATTTCAAGATGGAAGATCTTCTTGTTACGGTACATCAGCCCGGCGGATTCCGGCCCTTTTCCGTTTCGATATTCTCGTGCGAGCTCCCTCAGCTTCGAAAACAGTGGCTCTTTTACgacttcctctccgcctcgCATATGTCGGGTGCATTTGACGGCTCCCTGTTCACGATCCACCCTCGACAGATACACGGTGTttcagccgccgccgcagagGACCGGAGGCAGGACGAGTTTGGCGCATCATCTGCGTGGAAGAAATTCTCTCGTTTACGCATTGACGGTCTCAAGATCGACCACCTGAACCGCGGAGTGGAAGGTCCGTTTGGGTGGATTTATGAAGGAAATGTCGACATCGTAGCCGATGTCATGTTTCCAGTTGATCCCGCAGAAGGGATTGGCAAAGTTGTGGCCGAGTTCTATGACAAAATGGAAGAAGCCGTCACGAGTAACCGGTACCTACAGATATTGGACACCAATGGCACCCGTCGCCGAGAACGAGAAcaaaacatcatcaacaactcaAGGCCTTACTCGGTACGTCATGACGAGAATCTGCTGTCTGGAGAGAACCCATCCGCTCCCCTTCCGGCAtcctctcaccaccacccgcccccCTCACAAGAAGAGGTTCCCGGGTATCTGGTCATGGACTTGCGCATCCATCTTAACAATGTGCGCGCCGCCGTTCCTCTCTTCAATAATCCGCACATTAGCTATGTCAACCAAGCTCTAGTGCGCCCGATTGTTGCCTATATCAACGCCAAGCGCACATATATTCCCGTAAACTGCCGCATCGTGAAGCGTGTAACCGACTTCGATGGTTCCTGGACGGTCTGGGACTGTGGTCTGATGGATGACACGAGCGCAGAGGTCTACTCTGCGTTTGCGTACAATGTCGAGGACCAGCAGAGCCGAGTTCGCCGGTTCAAACGGGTTGGACTGTGGACTGTCAGTCTTGTTGTTCATGCTCTGCTTGCTGGCGTGGCGGGCGATTACATGTAG
- the HCR1 gene encoding Translation initiation factor 3 subunit J component (EggNog:ENOG503NWVD; COG:J) codes for MPGPNKRWDDEEEESSSGTEAPTTAAPVGRRKFDDEEAEDSDVLDSWDAAEDSEVEREKAKKAAEAKAKAEAEAAANKKSKAQRIAERQAERARQLAEESESDGETEAQKRERLRRTEKEADLAHAQDLFGAIGISSGRKANASASVVQLPGSDPNNTIDLSTLPIFNPLTKGQFETLRNATAPLLASNAKKAHFVNFAQEYFKQIIKDCKSDEIKKVASALTALSNEKLKEEKAAEKGGKKTKAAKTKTSLAGVSRGGGVAQDTATYDDDEAFGDDDFM; via the exons atgcCTGGACCAAACAAACGGTGGG acgatgaagaggaggagtctAGCTCCGGCACCGAGGCCCCAACCACCGCTGCCCCCGTCGGCCGCCGCAAGttcgacgatgaggaggccgaggacaGCGATGTCCTGGACTCCTGGGACGCCGCCGAGGACTCTGAGGTAGAGCGCgagaaggcaaagaaggctgccgaagccaaggccaaggccgaagccgaagccgctgccaacaagaagagcaaggccCAGCGTATTGCCGAGCGCCAGGCCGAGCGCGCCCGCCAGCTCGCGGAGGAATCCGAGAGCGACGGCGAAACCGAGGCCCAGAAGCGTGAGCGTCTCCGTCGCACCGAGAAGGAAGCCGATCTTGCCCACGCCCAGGATCTCTTTGGCGCCATCGGCATCAGCAGCGGCCGCAAGGCCAACGCCTCCGCCAGCGTTGTCCAGCTCCCCGGAAGcgaccccaacaacaccatcgatCTCTCGACCCTGCCAATCTTCAACCCACTCACCAAGGGCCAGTTCGAGACCCTCCGCAACGCGACAGCACCTCTCCTCGCCTCCAACGCCAAGAAAGCCCACTTCGTCAACTTTGCCCAGGAGTACTTCAAGCAGATCATCAAGGATTGCAAGTCTgacgagatcaagaaggtcGCCAGCGCCCTGACAGCCCTCAGTAACgagaagctgaaggaggagaaggcggccgagaagggcggcaagaagaccaaggctgccaagaccaagaccTCTCTGGCGGGTGTGTCccgtggcggtggtgttgctcAAGATACCGCTACCtacgatgatgatgaggcctTTGGAGA TGATGACTTCATGTGA
- the AOX2,PaAOX gene encoding Alternative oxidase mitochondrial precursor (EggNog:ENOG503NU2X; COG:Q), with protein MISSKTSNRICLCSPQQTARITRIVVSSRPAYLTRLGYPVSLRLSSAVSQSSSQHTRSFSSTRAAHLKDFFPVKETAYIRKTPPAWPHHGYTEEEMLAVVPQHRKPGSLSDWLAWKLVRLCRWGTDIATGIKPEQQVDKSNPTTAVAAQKPLTEAQWLVRFIFLESIAGVPGMVAGMLRHLESLRRLKRDNGWIETLLEESYNERMHLLTFMKMCEPGWFMKTMILGAQGVFFNAMFLSYLISPRITHRFVGYLEEEAVHTYTRCIREIEQGDLPKWSDPNFQIPDLAVTYWKMPEGKRTMRDLILYIRADEAVHRGVNHTLSNLNHKEDPNPFVSDYKCDADHQRPNPVLKPTGFERSEVIG; from the exons ATGATATCTTCCAAAACTAGCAACCGCATATGCCTCTGCTCCCCACAGCAAACGGCACGGATCACTAGGATTGTCGTCTCCTCTCGCCCAGCTTATCTGACGAGGCTTGGTTATCCGGTTTCCCTTCGACTCAGCTCAGCTGTATCTCagtcctcctcccaacaCACCCGCAGCTTTTCCTCAACAAGGGCTGCTCATCTGAAGGATTTCTTCCCGGTGAAGGAGACGGCCTATATACGGAAGACACCACCAGCATGGCCTCACCATGGTTATACCGAAGAGGAAATGTTGGCAGTGGTGCCTCAGCACCGAAAACCCGGATCACTCAGTGATTGGCTTGCGTGGAAGCTGGTTCGTCTGTGTCG ATGGGGAACAGACATCGCCACCGGCATAAAGCCCGAACAGCAAGTCGACAAGTCAAACCCAACCACTGCTGTGGCGGCACAGAAGCCGCTGACAGAAGCTCAATGG CTTGTTCGGTTCATTTTTCTCGAATCTATTGCCGGCGTCCCTGGAATGGTGGCAGGTATGCTACGGCACCTTGAGAGCCTCAGACGCCTCAAACGGGACAATGGCTGGATCGAAACCTTGCTCGAGGAGTCATACAATGAAAGAATGCATCTTCTCACCTTTATGAAGATGTGCGAGCCAGGCTGGTTCATGAAGACGATGATTCTCGGGGCGCAGGGTGTCTTCTTCAACGCCATGTTCCTGAGCTACTTGATCTCGCCACGAATTACACACCGTTTCGTTGGCTAcctcgaggaggaagcgGTCCACACCTATACTCGATGTATCCGGGAGATTGAACAAGGCGATCTTCCCAAGTGGTCTGATCCGAACTTCCAGATTCCCGATCTTGCTGTCACGTACTGGAAGATGCCCGAGGGAAAACGGACCATGAGGGATCTGATCCTTTACATTCGTGCCGATGAGGCAGTTCACCGCGGTGTGAACCACACCTTGagcaacctcaaccacaaGGAGGATCCCAATCCTTTCGTCAGCGACTACAAGTGCGATGCTGACCATCAACGACCCAACCCGGTGCTCAAGCCGACTGGGTTTGAGCGGAGCGAGGTCATTGGTTGA
- the CRZ1 gene encoding DNA-binding transcription factor (COG:S; EggNog:ENOG503NUFJ) codes for MDQQLPQARGRSLSAASTGGGHHHQQPPNIIRDHSPSPARFPNPNDAVVTSIGLGLGLVDQQFPTAQPDYSAYNANSNSFLNNHQPSPQPFSQPDLSDPSNVPTFDLNQSFTDPLKPENSSFGTSASSTYPQPQTLLAPSFGDADFTIFPPTPGESQYDAPLFVGDSQQQLNSANANMMAQSNHNQTPPHLLNPDPQQPGSAQHSPSFNQHQFPPPGRHSRNVSLGPEAALLPGQVDWTRAQFQGHRRSPSEFSDVSSAAPSPLLVSSDSFEQHDGHSPMVRPQDAGLYQELHGIGSFSISDHGAHSPNHPGARSPSHSPAISPRILPQQLPDVNQNNFMLQSQGNYGHPSPYLQSSQEAFPSLPQETENIAPNQMPAPPSINIDFAPTAVRNGFDQPKSLDVDSLTPPERGRRLARPRAVTDPYNTSGALLGSHCSPSATGSLSPNSASDGRSDISRSLSPLDRSGASPNRRRQSTSSVPNNVIALRLADPEYNGGVAGEGAGGSKRVQKHPATFQCTLCPKRFTRAYNLRSHLRTHTDERPFVCTVCGKAFARQHDRKRHEGLHSGEKKFVCKGDLKSGSQWGCGRRFARADALGRHFRSEAGRICIKPLLDEEINERQRQWNEQRMQQAAVQGMVMQAPGMMMPPGMDPNAGAYPMDPNGNYALPQALLAQYPALAQMNWSDMGGGGGIEDDISGRSSYDASDYDDEADGGYVSGPGTGFGPGGMQENFGEIGYASDYGGR; via the exons ATGGACCAACAGCTTCCCCAGGCCCGCGGGCGATCGCTCTCGGCCGCATCTACCGGCGGgggacaccaccaccagcagcctcCCAATATAATAAGAGATCACTCTCCTTCGCCCGCCCGCTTTCCCAATCCGAATGATGCCGTCGTCACTTCTATCGGTCTCGGTCTTGGCCTCGTCGACCAGCAGTTTCCCACCGCCCAGCCCGACTACTCAGCTTACAACGCAAACTCCAACAGCTTCTTGAACAACCATCAGCCCTCGCCCCAGCCCTTCTCCCAGCCGGACTTGTCTGACCCCTCCAACGTCCCTACCTTTGACCTCAACCAGAGCTTCACGGACCCCCTCAAGCCCGAGAACTCTTCCTTTGGCACCTCCGCCTCGAGCACTTACCCCCAGCCTCAGACGCTCCTGGCCCCGAGCTTTGGCGACGCTGACTTCACCATCTTTCCGCCGACCCCCGGCGAATCTCAGTACGACGCCCCGCTGTTTGTTGGCgacagccagcagcagctcaacAGCGCAAACGCCAACATGATGGCACAGTCAAACCACAACCAgacccctcctcaccttctcaACCCCGATCCTCAACAGCCTGGCTCTGCCCAGCACTCTCCGTCCTTCAACCAGCATCAGTTTCCTCCTCCCGGGAGGCATTCTAGGAACGTGTCACTCGGGCCCGAGGCGGCGCTTCTTCCGGGCCAGGTAGACTGGACCCGTGCTCAATTTCAGGGGCATAGACGCTCCCCCTCCGAGTTCTCTGATGTCTCCTCCGCCGCgccttctcccctcctcgtcagTTCCGATAGTTTCGAGCAGCATGATGGCCATTCACCGATGGTACGCCCTCAAGATGCCGGTCTTTATCAGGAGCTACATGGCATTGGAAGCTTTAGCATCTCGGACCATGGAGCTCACAGCCCAAATCACCCCGGAGCCAGGAGTCCATCACATAGCCCAGCCATTTCTCCACGTATTCTGCCTCAACAGCTGCCTGATGTGAACCAGAACAACTTCATGCTCCAATCACAGGGCAATTATGGTCACCCTTCGCCATATCTGCAGAGTTCCCAGGAGGCCTTTCCCTCGCTGCCACAGGAGACGGAGAATATAGCCCCCAACCAAATGCCAGCACCTCCTTCCATTAATATCGATTTTGCGCCGACAGCCGTTAGAAACGGGTTTGATCAGCCCAAGAGCCTCGATGTCGACTCTCTCACACCGCCGGAAAGAG GACGAAGATTGGCTCGACCTCGTGCGGTAACAGATCCGTACAACACGAGCGGAGCGCTTCTTGGTTCCCATTGTAGCCCTTCCGCCACTGGGAGTTTGTCTCCCAACTCTGCTTCGGATGGTCGCTCCGATATTTCCCGCTCACTCTCTCCACTTGACCGGTCTGGGGCATCCCCTAACAGACGGCGCCAATCTACCTCGTCGGTGCCCAATAATGTCATAGCCCTTCGGCTGGCGGACCCAGAATACAACGGCGGCGTGGCTGGCGAGGGTGCCGGTGGCTCAAAGCGTGTCCAAAAACACCCAGCAACCTTCCAATGCACACTATGTCCAAAACGCTTTACTCGTGCTTACAATCTGCGGTCACATCTCCGCACTCATACCGACGAGCGTCCGTTTGTATGTACCGTCTGCGGAAAAGCTTTTGCTCGACAGCATGACCGCAAACGACACGAAGGACTGCAttcgggggagaagaagtttGTCTGCAAAGGAGACCTCAAGAGCGGCAGTCAATGGGGTTGCGGTAGACGGTTTGCCCGTGCGGATGCGCTCGGCAGACATTTCCGCTCAGAAGCTGGGCGGATATGCATCAAACCACTTCTCGACGAGGAAATAAACGAGCGACAACGGCAGTGGAACGAACAGCGCATGCAACAAGCTGCGGTGCAGGGCATGGTCATGCAGGCTCCTGGTATGATGATGCCTCCCGGCATGGACCCGAACGCGGGTGCGTACCCCATGGACCCCAACGGCAACTATGCGCTGCCACAGGCACTCTTGGCGCAATACCCAGCTTTGGCACAGATGAATTGGTCAGACatgggcggcggaggcggcatAGAGGACGATATCAGCGGAAGAAGCAGCTACGATGCCAGCGACTATGACGACGAAGCTGATGGCGGCTACGTCAGCGGGCCTGGTACCGGGTTTGGGCCCGGGGGGATGCAGGAGAACTTTGGGGAGATAGGGTACGCAAGCGACTATGGAGGACGCTGA